TACGGCCCAGGCCCACCTTGGCCGTCTTGATGATTTCGGTGAAGTTGTCCATGATGGACTTGACGTCGTCCTTGAGGCGCTTGTTGTAGGACTGCAGCAGGGTCTCCTTGCTCTGCGGCAGCACCCGCTGCTGCGCCATGGCGGCCCGcgccccttccccgcccctCTCGATTGCCgcccccaccccggccccgccccgccgcgcgcGACGCCGCCGTCCTCTCGCGAGACGTCGCGCCCCATAGATATTTCCCAGCATGCACCGCTCCGCCTTTCTCTTCCTTAGTCCAAGATGGTGAgtggcggcgggagcggggcgggggctggGGTCATCCGCTGCCATCCGCCTCCATCGATGGGTCGCGGTCCGGCAGGGAGAGCCGCGCGGGTGCTCGGTAGCCTGGGGGGGCGGCGGAGAGGTGTTTCGTGCCCGGTTTGCGGTGACCGGAACCGGTCCGGGGCAGGCCGGGTCTAGGCCTACCCGTCCGCAGCGGGGCAGCCACGCAGCGCGGCGCCGCCTGGCTCGGGCtgctgggagcggggcagccctgccaggcCGCAGCGTTTTTCCCGGTGCAGGGCGGATCCTGGGCCGGGCTCGGTGGCCAGTGGCCCGCGCTGGGGGTGTCTCGGCTGCCCGGTGTCGGGGAGCGCTGGGCTGGGGCGGTTGCTGCTCGGCCGAGGAGATCAACACGCGGTTTTAAACGGCGTCCCTCTTTGGGAGGTTCATCAACGTTTTAAAGTCAAATCGAAGGATTTGCTCGCTCTGGAAAAGCGAGGCTAGGCTGGGAGGCTGCCAGGCTGGTGAAATGCCTGGGAAAATGCGTTTCCAAGGTGGATCTAAAGTTCTTATAAGTACACGAGTATTGGaggcaaaagaaggaagagtGTATTTCTTACTTGCAGCCGAAAGGAAAGAAGGCCAAGGGCAAGAAGGTGGCACCAGCCCCTGCTGTAGTCAAGAAGCAGGAGGCCAAGAAGGTTGTCAATCCCCTCTTTGAGAAGAGGCCCAAGAACTTTGGCATTGGTGAGTAAGTGGATATTCGGGCTACTCGCTCAcgggtttttttggtttatggACAGACATCTAAATCGTAAACCAAAGTGCATTGTAATAAAGCTGTGGAGTGGAGAGAGTGATGAAGGCAGttgccttgctgcctgcaatTAAGAGCTGTCCTTCATTACGTATATGAAGGTGTCTGGACAATTTGCTGAATTTCCTATATTACAAAGATACATTATACGATTCTGTTGTGATGAGTCTTGCCCTTTTGCATGTAGTGTGGCAAATCAGTTCAGACTTCTGTAGTGGCATTTTTGTACGGTGTGCAGATGATGTGAAAGAATATTTGCTATCTGAGTGACAGTGCTGACATATCACCACCAAGATCACTGATGCACTCGTGCCTCTTCCATGCTGTTGCTCTGTGGGTTTGGGACAGCTTTGAGttaaagtctgtatttttagGACAGGATATCCAGCCGAAGCGTGATCTCACACGTTTTGTGAAATGGCCGCGCTACATCAGACTGCAGCGCCAGAGGTCCATTCTTTACAAACGCTTGAAGGTGCCTCCCGCCATTAACCAGTTCACTCAGGCTTTGGACCGCCAGACAGGTAAGGATGTGCCCCACAAAGTTCTCTTGACTTGGGTCCTTAATGGGATATGCCTcagagaagagaacagaaaccGAAATAACACGTAACAAAGGTAAGCTGGAGAGTATCTTTGCAAGCATTTTAGGGAGGCTTTAGTAGTAACTGGGGTGATGTCAACAGCAAGCCGCTGTCTGAATTTGCTGGCTTAAGTCTTGATAGCTGCTATGTACTTTGAAAAGGTAATAGAAGATTCCAAAGCTCCTACTTAATGACCCAAACCCCGGGTTATCTTAACTGCATGTTTCCATCGGAGTCCGTTCTTCCAGCTTGATGTAGAACCACGTAGGGTTCTTTTAACTGTGTGAACGGATAGTTTGAGAAATCTGTATGAGTGCAGGCTTTGGGGTGAAAGCCAGCATCCTGCAGGCTGACATGGAAATGGGGGAAGAAGGGACGTCAGGGTCTTCTGTGAAACGAGTGAATAGTCTTTTCCAGGTGACAGTGTCTATGCAAGAAACTTTCAGCCTGTGTAGAGTAACTCTCTCGTAGATGTTGCCAAACAAGTTGCTTGTTTTAAAGGAGAAAGTGCACCACCTTTAACCCTAATTGCCGTAGGGGTCCACAGGCATTTCCTCATCCAAACAGTGAAGGAGCTCTCACTGCCAACAGAGGTGCACGTAGAGGTAAATATGGGCTCTAGAGGCACTCTGCTAGCTCTGCTCTTGCGCTGTGCAAATGATGCTAACTTTTTGCTGTCTAAATACACTTGATGACAACCACCAAGATCGCTGATGcacttcagtatttcaaaaagTAACGCTTAGATTTTCAGGTCGTGCAACTAACTAGTAGATGTTCTGTTCCAGCTACGCAGCTTCTGAAGCTGGCGCACAAATATAGGCCAGAAAATAAGCAGGAGAagaagcagaggctgctggCTCGTGCTGAGCAGAAGGCTGCAGGAAAGGGAGATGCGCCGACCAAGCGGCCACCGGTCCTCCGAGCAGGTAACTTTGTACATGGACTTGGCTGCTTGCATAT
Above is a window of Gymnogyps californianus isolate 813 chromosome 18, ASM1813914v2, whole genome shotgun sequence DNA encoding:
- the RPL7A gene encoding 60S ribosomal protein L7a gives rise to the protein MHRSAFLFLSPRWQKKEECISYLQPKGKKAKGKKVAPAPAVVKKQEAKKVVNPLFEKRPKNFGIGQDIQPKRDLTRFVKWPRYIRLQRQRSILYKRLKVPPAINQFTQALDRQTATQLLKLAHKYRPENKQEKKQRLLARAEQKAAGKGDAPTKRPPVLRAGINSVTTLVENKKAQLVVIAHDVDPIELVVFLPALCRKMGVPYCIIKGKARLGRLVHRKTCTSVAFTQVNPEDKGALAKLVEAVKTNYNDRYDEIRRHWGGNVLGPKSVARIAKLEKAKAKELATKLG